In the Fusarium oxysporum f. sp. lycopersici 4287 chromosome 9, whole genome shotgun sequence genome, one interval contains:
- a CDS encoding hypothetical protein (At least one base has a quality score < 10): protein MAAPFRVKAIYEYSSPHEDDLNFSIGQVITVTDEEDADWYGGEYVDDHGVKQEGIFPRNFVEKFEPTAPPRPARTRTKKEPEPAQPTEDIASPPPPPVQQEAPSIPAPEPEPEIEEAHEPVHKHSAPEPAAPAVPEPVPSKPAEPVQATAPPPVAVPKPEPPAPAPQAPAAASPKPKPSGPPPKAEKPSASSFKDRIAAFNKPAAPPVAPFKPSGLAGSGTGFIKKPFVAPPPSRNAFIPPPQQTPTAKVYRRDEDPEIKEREAETQGQAERAGLVPSEGQGGEDEDQPKPTSLKERIALLQKQQQEQAARHADAAAKKEKPKKPQKKRESVGHIDTPVEAEASPQEPHAPLERRDTQDTDARTSMDEPRQNRMPPPPRRRSSKGPAVEPVHDGNEADMSGAGDTTEGNDDLTERDDSDGVARNAPRAPALPIHAGPPPEASTSRKEDSEEAEEDEEEEEEEEEMDPEVRRKEELRARMAKMSGGMGFHGMFGAPMPAPAPPPKKKKVPKPERTSIDETVEEASPTSHAAPPVPTMMALPGFGGSSKPEEPSRPEEYEPAARAPPPPVPSQPPRVPEHAEMAEEEAESDITPAPHAAPTIEERLPPVPSGCKVQLGSSSRHSRRYEVSVRRIQSGDELSGGRDSDREGLVAAARSPPMAPPPVQPPHLPARSPPLSPTREEFSPTSPKSNASNRLSRLPPPIPRSAPAPPTQSRPPPPPPPGGLRRQSTQDSQAQHTRGPPQAGEEEAEELTEYEGDYDTDIASSVPHKDALKSHARESSLEDNTILSPVSDAPPKLPPPIPTSTAPRAVPPPVPSQPPPENKRQSIDTPRAAPPPPPPTDNKRQSIDVPRAAPPPPPPAGLLPPQPPQSPRLEEDYDPYNYSAPPGGHGYAPRTPKIEEEGIFPQSPSVTSPIDRRAPPPPGVPAGRTSGRQSLDISRAAAGNRRSMDVHRPSMSMESGFIANDLDLAIQSGWWKQSNQVPPVLQGRKDIYFEAEESTSTNGGQQTTITREIFILYQDYSQTFLTIRYDPYNASDVQLEQRHEPPPRPLRQDQMEEFYERFGRHISTAVAAKKDSVVADGTPQGLVLELLKPYKDALPPVGTRAYGALVYSNMANASTQQNDVIRAGDIITIRNAKFQGKHGPMHAKYSAEVGKPDHVAVVSEWDGTKKKVRAWEQGRESKKVKVESFKLDDLRSGEVKIWRVMPRSWVGWNSQS from the exons ATGGCCGCGCCATTCAGAGTCAAGGCCATTTACGAGTACTCATCGCCTCATGAGGACGACCTCAACTTTAGTATCGGCCAGGTCATCACTGTTACTGATGAGGAGGACGCCGACTGGTATGGCGGGGAATATGTCGACGACCACGGCGTGAAGCAAGAGGGTATTTTCCCTCGAAACTTTGTCGAGAAGTTTGAGCCTACCGCACCTCCTCGTCCAGCTCGAACCCGTACTAAGAAAGAGCCCGAACCTGCTCAACCCACCGAAGATATCGCTTCTCCCCCACCGCCACCTGTTCAGCAAGAGGCTCCTTCAATCCCCGCGCCCGAACCTGAGCCCGAGATCGAAGAAGCCCATGAACCCGTACATAAGCATTCTGCTCCCGAACCGGCTGCCCCGGCCGTCCCGGAGCCTGTTCCTTCAAAGCCCGCCGAACCCGTCCAGGCTACAGCTCCCCCACCTGTTGCAGTTCCTAAGCCCGAGCCTCCAGCCCCCGCTCCTCAAGCTCCGGCTGCCGCTTCGCCAAAGCCCAAGCCCTCCGGGCCTCCCCCCAAGGCAGAGAAGCCTTCTGCTAGCTCGTTCAAGGATCGCATTGCGGCGTTTAACAAGCCCGCGGCGCCTCCTGTTGCGCCCTTTAAGCCAAGTGGTCTGGCTGGCTCAGGTACAGGTTTTATAAAGAAGCCGTTTGTGGCTCCTCCTCCCAGTCGCAATGCTTTCATACCCCCACCGCAGCAGACCCCAACCGCCAAGGTGTATCGGCGCGACGAGGACCCTGAAATCAAGGAACGGGAGGCAGAAACCCAAGGACAGGCCGAGAGGGCCGGGCTTGTACCAAGTGAAGGTCAGGgtggcgaagatgaagatcaaCCTAAGCCTACAAGTTTAAAGGAGCGCATTGCACTGCTTcaaaagcagcagcaggagCAAGCGGCACGACATGCCGatgctgctgccaagaaggagaaacCGAAAAAGCCTCAGAAGAAACGTGAGAGCGTCGGGCATATTGATACCCCGGTTGAGGCGGAGGCTTcacctcaagaacctcatgCTCCTCTTGAGCGCAGAGACACCCAGGATACTGATGCCAGAACATCTATGGACGAGCCACGACAAAATCGCATGCCACCACCTCCACGCCGAAGGTCTTCCAAGGGACCTGCCGTGGAACCTGTCCATGATGGTAATGAGGCGGATATGTCTGGCGCAGGTGACACAACCGAAGGCAATGATGACTTAACGGAGCGGGATGATAGTGATGGTGTGGCTAGGAACGCACCGCGAGCACCTGCATTGCCTATACACGCCGGTCCTCCTCCCGAggcatcaacatcaagaaaGGAGGATAGCGAGGAAGcggaagaggacgaggaagaggaagaggaggaggaggagatggatcCTGAAGTCAGGCGTAAAGAGGAGTTACGGGCGAGAATGGCCAAGATGAGTGGTGGTATGGGTTTCCATGGTATGTTTGGTGCCCCTATGCCTGCGCCAGCGCCGCCTcccaaaaagaagaaggtccCAAAGCCAGAGCGAACATCGATCGACGAAACTGTCGAGGAGGCATCGCCAACAAGCCATGCTGCACCACCCGTTCCTACTATGATGGCCTTGCCTGGATTTGGCGGCTCAAGTAAGCCTGAGGAGCCATCCCGTCCTGAGGAATATGAACCAGCTGCCCGAGCGCCACCACCTCCTGTACCGTCTCAGCCGCCCCGAGTTCCAGAGCACGCAGAGatggcagaggaggaggcagagagtgACATTACTCCTGCCCCTCACGCTGCACCTACAA TCGAGGAGCGGCTCCCCCCTGTGCCATCCGGATGTAAG GTCCAGCTCGGCTCCTCCTCCCGGCACTCCCGGCGATACGAAGTCTCAGTCCGAAGGATCCAGTCGGGCGATGAGCTCTCTGGTGGCCGTGATAGCGACCGAGAAGGCCTTGTAGCTGCCGCAAGGTCTCCTCCTATGGCACCGCCGCCAGTTCAGCCCCCTCACTTGCCTGCGAGATCGCCACCACTGTCCCCTACCCGCGAGGAGTTCAGTCCTACATCTCCTAAATCCAATGCTAGCAATAGATTAAGTCGACTGCCGCCACCTATTCCTAGATCTGCACCAGCTCCACCAACACAGAGTCGgccgcctcctccgcctccacCAGGTGGTCTTCGTCGACAGTCCACCCAAGACTCTCAGGCACAACATACCAGGGGACCTCCTCAGgctggcgaagaagaagctgaggaacTTACCGAGTATGAGGGCGATTACGATACGGATATTGCTTCTTCAGTCCCCCATAAAGACGCTCTCAAGTCACACGCCCGTGAATCAAGCCTTGAAGATAACACTATTCTATCGCCAGTCTCCGATGCTCCTCCTAAACTACCACCCCCTATTCCCACAAGCACGGCCCCCAGAGCTGTTCCGCCGCCTGTCCCTTCGCAGCCGCCTCCTGAGAATAAGCGGCAATCAATTGATACACCTCGCGCTGCTCCTCCACCGCCTCCACCTACGGATAACAAGCGACAGTCTATTGACGTGCCACGCGCGGCacctccccctccccctcctgCAGGTCTACTTCCTCCTCAACCGCCTCAGTCGCCGCGCCTGGAAGAAGACTATGATCCCTACAATTATTCAGCACCTCCTGGAGGACACGGTTATGCCCCCAGAACGCCCAAGATTGAAGAGGAGGGTATCTTCCCCCAATCGCCGTCTGTTACTTCTCCGATAGATCGAAGAGCCCCCCCTCCTCCAGGTGTGCCTGCAGGTCGCACCTCAGGGCGACAATCTCTAGACATTTCGAGGGCTGCCGCCGGAAACAGACGATCTATGGATGTCCACCGACCATCAATGTCGATGGAGTCAGGTTTTATTGCGAATGACTTAGACCTGGCTATCCAGAGTGGCTGGTGGAAGCAATCTAACCAAGTACCTCCCGTTCTCCAGGGACGTAAAGATATTTACTTCGAGGCTGAAGAGTCGACATCTACCAATGGCGGCCAACAAACGACGATAACTCGCGAaatctttatcttatatcAAGATTACTCACAAACCTTCTTGACAATTCGATACGACCCCTACAATGCATCAGATGTTCAACTTGAGCAACGTCACGAGCCCCCGCCGCGTCCCCTCCGCCAGGATCAGATGGAAGAGTTTTATGAGCGATTTGGTCGCCACATCTCGACGGCTGTAGCTGCCAAGAAAGACTCTGTTGTCGCGGACGGCACTCCTCAAGGTCTTGTTCTAGAACTTCTCAAGCCTTATAAGGATGCTCTTCCTCCTGTTGGCACTCGTGCCTATGGTGCCCTTGTCTATTCAAACATGGCCAATGCATCAACTCAACAGAACGACGTGATCCGTGCTGGCGACATCATTACAATCCGCAACGCCAAGTTCCAAGGCAAGCATGGTCCTATGCACGCAAAGTACTCTGCCGAGGTGGGCAAACCGGACCACGTCGCTGTAGTATCTGAGTGGGATggcaccaagaagaaggtgcGCGCATGGGAGCAAGGCCGCGAGAgcaagaaggtcaaggtagagagcttcaagcttgaCGACCTTCGTAGCGGAGAGGTCAAGATCTGGCGCGTCATGCCGCGAAGCTGGGTTGGCTGGAACAGCCAGTCCTAG
- a CDS encoding 40S ribosomal protein S17 has protein sequence MGRVRTKTVKKSAKVIIERYYPKLTLDFETNKRICDEIAIIASKRLRNKIAGYTTHLMKRIQRGPVRGISFKLQEEERERKDQYVPEVSALDFTQNSESGQLDVDGETKDLLKHLGFESIPVNVIPVTQQQVPERGGRRYGDRPRRD, from the exons ATGGGTCGCGTTCGCACCAAGACTGTCAAGAAGTCCGCCAAGGTCATCATTGAGCGTTACTATCCCAAGCTCACCCTGGACTTCGAGACCAACAAGCGTATCTGTGATGAGATCGCTATCATTGCTTCCAAGCGCCTCCGCAACAAG ATTGCCGGCTACACTACCCACTTGATGAAGCGAATTCAGCGTGGACCCGTCCGCGGTATCTCCTTCAAGCttcaggaggaggagcgtGAGCGCAAGGATCAGTACGTTCCTGAGGTCTCTGCTCTGGACTTCACCCAGAACTCCGAGAGCGGCCAGCTCGACGTCGATGGCGAGACCAAGGATCTCCTCAAGCACCTTGGC TTCGAGTCTATCCCCGTCAACGTCATCCCCGTCACTCAGCAGCAGGTTCCCGAGCGTGGTGGACGACGATACGGCGACCGCCCTCGCCGTGACTAA